A genomic segment from Saprospiraceae bacterium encodes:
- a CDS encoding endonuclease: MLWLLATLVSYSQNQETLFPTLEGSALLEAIQQQYTPAFVQTYSVARDSLFGRIDVLDDSLRCVYTGYTLYLDPSQDPTIFVFMNGAGINTEHTYPQAKGAEQEPAKADMHHLFPTRVDVNAIRNNFPFAEIPDQLTQKWYYKDQVRSSIPTSNMAAYSEYRDGAFEPPEQHKGNVARAMFYFYTIYRKEAMAADPNYFAAQMATLCDWNAQDPVDEAEWNRTWSIAHYQDNKPNPFVLDCSLANRLYCENTAITCLLDVGEPKPRPEMVQLAAPYPNPFQEQVIIPFELTQTAKVTVSLYNGMGQLFHQQDAKNFPAGKHEVILTATEYQGFKAGLCWAKFSAQQEDSVYQQWLKLIFLP, translated from the coding sequence ATGTTATGGCTATTGGCCACCCTGGTCAGCTATAGCCAAAACCAGGAAACCCTTTTCCCAACACTAGAAGGATCGGCCCTTTTGGAAGCCATTCAGCAGCAATACACGCCGGCTTTTGTACAAACCTATTCCGTCGCCAGGGATTCCTTATTTGGCCGAATTGATGTGTTGGATGACAGCCTTCGTTGTGTTTATACAGGCTACACGCTTTATCTAGATCCAAGCCAAGATCCCACGATATTTGTTTTCATGAATGGCGCAGGAATCAATACCGAGCACACCTATCCTCAAGCGAAAGGCGCTGAACAAGAGCCTGCAAAGGCAGATATGCACCATCTTTTTCCTACCCGAGTAGATGTAAATGCCATTAGAAATAACTTCCCTTTTGCTGAAATACCCGACCAACTTACCCAGAAATGGTACTATAAAGATCAGGTTCGCAGTAGTATCCCTACCAGCAATATGGCGGCTTATAGCGAATACCGTGACGGCGCCTTCGAACCCCCTGAACAGCACAAGGGCAATGTAGCAAGGGCCATGTTTTATTTTTATACCATCTACAGGAAAGAAGCTATGGCTGCTGATCCAAATTACTTTGCCGCACAAATGGCGACACTTTGCGACTGGAATGCCCAGGATCCAGTGGATGAAGCGGAGTGGAATCGAACTTGGTCAATTGCACATTACCAGGATAACAAACCCAATCCCTTTGTACTAGATTGTAGCCTTGCTAATCGGTTGTATTGTGAAAATACAGCCATCACCTGCCTTTTGGATGTTGGCGAACCGAAGCCGCGCCCTGAAATGGTGCAGCTTGCCGCTCCTTACCCGAATCCCTTCCAGGAACAAGTTATCATTCCTTTTGAATTAACCCAGACGGCAAAAGTTACGGTCAGTCTTTACAATGGCATGGGCCAGCTTTTTCACCAACAAGACGCGAAAAACTTCCCCGCAGGAAAACATGAAGTCATCTTAACCGCTACTGAATACCAAGGATTTAAGGCGGGGCTTTGCTGGGCAAAGTTCAGTGCTCAACAGGAAGACTCGGTATATCAACAGTGGCTGAAGCTCATTTTCCTTCCATAA